TTTCCGACAGGCTTTGGCCGCGTCATCAATCTTTTCTGTATGATTGCCGTCATTGTTGTATCCATCATGGCTTATGAAACAATTAAAGAAGGTGTTCACCTGATTAATCACCCCGCAGAAGTAAAGGGGATTCTGCTGAATCTATCCATATTACTATTAAATATCATTATCGATGGAGCGATTTTAGTAAAGGTGATGAAAGAAATTGGGGTGGAAGCCAGGGATATTCGAAAGGGCATGGGAATCATACCGGGAGCAATCAAAAATGTAAAAAAGGCTTCACCTCCTACCAGGCTTGTCTTTTATGAAGATGTCGTCGCAGTTAGTGGAGCTGTACTTGCTCTCACTGCTGTACTCGTCTCCTACTTCACAGCGTTTCAGCTGCTTGATGGGATCGTGACGATTATTATCGGGTTCCTGATGGTCGGTGTGGCCTTCAGAGTGGGGTATGACAATATGGTGGGGCTTATAGGTGTGGCTGCCCCAAAAGATGTTGAAGACAAGGTTGCCAATATGATATTAAAACATGATATGGTCATGGATATATTCAAAATGAGGATTATTCAAGAAGGAAGATATTATCATGTTGAAGCATATCTCGAACTGAAAAAAGGACTGCCGTTATCACAAGCGGATGACATCAAATTTGAAATTCAGGAAAATCTGATAGCTGACCCCGATATAACCGATGTCACACTGGGTATCATCGAAGACGATGGAATTGAGAGATGGGAAAGAGATGACACAACGAAAATATAAAGATGCTAAAAGCGGCAATCATGTTAATGCCGCTTTTTTGCTGAAGGAACATGAATCTTATCATTTGGTCCGTTACCTTGTTCATATTATAATAAAGAAATAGAAGAATGGGGGTGGAGAAATGAATGGGGACGATATCATTCAATCAATAAAGGGACGAACCCCAAAGGTACTGGGCAGTGAAAACTTCAATGAATATGCCATTTTAGTTCCTTTAATAGAAGTGGATAAAGAAACACACATATTGTTTGAAGTAAGATCTTACAAACTGCGAAGACAACCGGGGGAAATTTGTTTTCCAGGTGGAAAAATCGATAAAGCAGATAAAGATGCAAAGTCTGCTGCCAAACGTGAAACCTCGGAAGAATTGGGGATTTCACAGAAGTTCATCACCGATGTCCACCCATTGGATTACCTTGTTTCTCCTTTTGGTACGATCATTTACCCATTTGCAGGGAAGCTGAATACCGGGATAAAGGATTTGAAGCCAAATGGTGATGAAGTGGGAGAAGTGTTCACCACCCCTTTATTGGATCTTCAAAAAAAAGAACCGGAGTTATATGACATTAAATTTTCAATGGAACCTGAAGAAAACTTTCCATATAAAAGCATTCCGGGCGGTGAGAATTATGATTTCCAGCCAAGGAATTTGAAGGAACACTTTTACTATTATGAGGACAAAGTGATTTGGGGATTGACTGCAAGGATACTTCATCATTTCATTGGAATCGTTTCAGACAAAAAATATTAATTTGTTTTCTACAAAATCTATATAGAAAAGACGCAATCAGCTCATTTTTACTTTCTTCAACAAAGAAATTTGTCGGGGAAAGTATTTTTATTTGCCTTGATGTCGGTATTTGTTTGGTTTGTATCTGATTCAAATGAGGTAAACATAAGACAAGAGAAAGAACGAATCAGGAGGAGGGAAAAAAATGATCATTCGTGCAAAATCATGGAGAATGCTGAGTGTTCAAGAAAAAATGTTTATATTAAAAGCAGTTTGCAATAAAACCATACATCCTGGTAAGATGGCGGTGAAATAGTATCCTACATGTGACAAGCCGCAAAATAAATAGGAGAGAGAATTTTATTGAATCACTCTAGATAAGTACATCCATCTAAAATTCTCTCTAAAATCATGCTCTTTCAGTACCTTTTACCCGGTCAACACGATCCCCCTATTTAACCCCAATTATTTTAATCCCGCTAAAAGATCAGCCTGCAGATTGTTGAAATCATTTTTGTCAGATTAATACTTTTTTGAAGAAACAGATTTTTTCTTGTGATAAAATAAAAGGAGATGAATTTGACGGAGGAAACTAATGAACGAGAATTTTAAAAAAATCGGACAAGCAATCATTAATAAAAAATCAGAGATAGCCAAAGAAGTTCATGAGGAAAGATTCAGCAAGATACCAGCTGAAGAGAGAGAAAAGATTGCATCAATAGAGAAAGAAATTCTTGAAATACGTGCTGGGTTTATTCATATATTTGGAGAAGCACTCATTGATTTTCAGAACAAGGAACACTATCTGGATGTCCTGACTCAATGGGGTAAAGATACTGGAGAACGTATATATAATATGGGAGCCCCTTTAGATGAAGCGCTGAAAGATACCAACCAATACAGAAGAGGGATCTGGAAAGAGATTAAACACCAGGCCCAGAAATATAATATGTCATTGGATACAGTGTTTGAGGCTCAGGAAATTTTGGATCCTCTCCTCGATCAGGCTGTTTATTCGTTCAGTCTGACGTATGTGACATACCATAAAGAAACACTCGATAGAGCCAAAAGTGCTTTTTTGGAATTGTCTGTTCCGGTCGTACCGTTGATCACCGGAGTCGCTGTCCTGCCGCTCATCGGAAACATCGATACCCAAAGAGCCCGGCTTATCATGGAGGAAGCGCTTCTGCAGGCAAATAAATTAAAATTAACTAAACTCTTTATTGATCTTTCAGGTGTCGCCATTGTGGATACAATGGTTGCTGACCGTATCTTCATGGTCATTTCTGCGTTAAAGCTGCTCGGTGTTAAAACCATCCTGACGGGCATTCGTCCGGAAATTGCCCAAACCATCACTCAGATCGGGATCAACTTCAATCAAGTCGAAATAAGGGCAAATCTTCAACAAGCGATAGAAGAAATGAAAGCTCTCGTGTAATTTAAGAGAATTAAGACATTGGAATCTTTCATATTATTGATTTCAATGTTTTTGTTGTGGAAGGCGTTTTGTTCGTAAAAAATGTCGTTTTGCATGGAACCCAACCGTGGCAGACAACAGCTTTTACATAAGTACTTTGCAGGGGGATAATCAATTGAAGAAGAAAGCAGCAGTCATCGCACTATTATTTGTCATCATTTTATCGGGTTGTAATCGAAACGCAGCCGAGATGATCACCGGTGGAAAAGTAATTATTAACAAGGCAGATCAAACCATTACGTTCCAAGGAAAACTGACAGATCGGACTTTAGAGGCGGAAACATCATTCCAGGCACGTTTTTTCCTTCAAGGAAGCACGATCAGGAATGCTGTGGGGACCGATTTAGTTTATACAGATAAAGAATTGAAGAGTGATGCAGATTTGAAAAAATCTGAAGAATATGAAGTTCAAGCCACTCTCAAAATTAAACAGCCTGATAAAATGGATGAGTTAATCCGAGTGATCAAAGATAAGGAAGAGAAAGCTGTCACGATTGAAGTCATAAATGAAGACGGGCGGATAGATGATCAGATCATACATCAGGTAGAAGAAAAGTAGGGCCGATAAGCTCTACTTTTCTGTTTTTATTTATGTTGCAAAGGTCTTTTCAAAGCATACAAATATTCACAAAAACATATTAGAGGAAGGAAATGGGTTACTTTTATCTAATAGTATACAAGGGGATTTGAAAGGGGACATGACAATGGAGCACGATTCAATTTTTTTAATCAAGGAAAAGTATGGAATGAAAAAAGATTTTGGCCTTTTGGTATCGATGATGGACTATGCGAGGGTAACAACGATACAGGAAGTTGAAAATCTCTCCGTGGAAGAACTGGACTACAGGGCGCATGACGAAGCGAATTCAACCGGAATGCTTTTGGCTCATTTTGATGCAGTCGAAAAAATCTATCAGGCGCTGACCTTCTCTGATCTGAGTGATGAAGAAGTGGACCGTTATGCGGAAACGTTGGAACCTGCTTTAAGTTTGGGGAAAGCTGCGGAAGTGATCAGAGGAAAGGAAGTCGGTGAGTATCTCGACAGGTTAAACGAAACGAGAAATAAAACGCTGGACCACTTCAAGCAATTGCCTGAAGAATGGCTTTATGTAGAAACCGATTGGTGGTATGGCAAGAAAGGCAATAACTTCTTTAAATGGTTTCATGTCTTTGAAGATGAAATCAATCATCGCGGTCAGATCCGCATGATTAAAAAACTTCACTCCAAAGAGAGGGAAATGGAAAAAATCGATTAAACACAGTAGTTTGACCTATTTTTTTTCCTTTTCTTGAGTTTTGAAGAGCAGTCTGTTATAGTATAAATAATTATTTTTGTTCGGTTAATTCACATGATAGAAGAACATTCGTCTTGAAGCTTAATCGAAGCAAGAATATTAATATTTTTATGTGCAACTGCACTAGGAGGTACTTGTTTTATGCTACAAGGTAAAGTGAAATGGTTTAACGCAGAAAAAGGTTTCGGTTTCATCGAAGTTGAAGGTCAAGACGATGTTTTTGTTCACTTCTCTGCTATCCAAGGCGAAGGCTACAAATCACTAGAAGAAGGACAAGACGTTACATTTGAAATCGTTGAAGGTGCTCGTGGACCACAAGCAG
This Bacillus sp. Marseille-Q1617 DNA region includes the following protein-coding sequences:
- a CDS encoding DinB family protein, with translation MEHDSIFLIKEKYGMKKDFGLLVSMMDYARVTTIQEVENLSVEELDYRAHDEANSTGMLLAHFDAVEKIYQALTFSDLSDEEVDRYAETLEPALSLGKAAEVIRGKEVGEYLDRLNETRNKTLDHFKQLPEEWLYVETDWWYGKKGNNFFKWFHVFEDEINHRGQIRMIKKLHSKEREMEKID
- a CDS encoding CoA pyrophosphatase, giving the protein MNGDDIIQSIKGRTPKVLGSENFNEYAILVPLIEVDKETHILFEVRSYKLRRQPGEICFPGGKIDKADKDAKSAAKRETSEELGISQKFITDVHPLDYLVSPFGTIIYPFAGKLNTGIKDLKPNGDEVGEVFTTPLLDLQKKEPELYDIKFSMEPEENFPYKSIPGGENYDFQPRNLKEHFYYYEDKVIWGLTARILHHFIGIVSDKKY
- a CDS encoding cation diffusion facilitator family transporter, coding for MSKQSIWELVKKGNKSSLYAMIGNTVLAVAKGFAYVVSGSGAMFASAMHSLADSVNQGFVFIGSVLSEKEPTKKFPTGFGRVINLFCMIAVIVVSIMAYETIKEGVHLINHPAEVKGILLNLSILLLNIIIDGAILVKVMKEIGVEARDIRKGMGIIPGAIKNVKKASPPTRLVFYEDVVAVSGAVLALTAVLVSYFTAFQLLDGIVTIIIGFLMVGVAFRVGYDNMVGLIGVAAPKDVEDKVANMILKHDMVMDIFKMRIIQEGRYYHVEAYLELKKGLPLSQADDIKFEIQENLIADPDITDVTLGIIEDDGIERWERDDTTKI
- the cspD gene encoding cold-shock protein CspD, producing MLQGKVKWFNAEKGFGFIEVEGQDDVFVHFSAIQGEGYKSLEEGQDVTFEIVEGARGPQAANVQK
- a CDS encoding STAS domain-containing protein; its protein translation is MNENFKKIGQAIINKKSEIAKEVHEERFSKIPAEEREKIASIEKEILEIRAGFIHIFGEALIDFQNKEHYLDVLTQWGKDTGERIYNMGAPLDEALKDTNQYRRGIWKEIKHQAQKYNMSLDTVFEAQEILDPLLDQAVYSFSLTYVTYHKETLDRAKSAFLELSVPVVPLITGVAVLPLIGNIDTQRARLIMEEALLQANKLKLTKLFIDLSGVAIVDTMVADRIFMVISALKLLGVKTILTGIRPEIAQTITQIGINFNQVEIRANLQQAIEEMKALV